The Lepeophtheirus salmonis chromosome 2, UVic_Lsal_1.4, whole genome shotgun sequence region ttgaaaactccatagctattcacaaaaaattagaaaaatgaaatttcaaatattaaattcttggaaaaaattgaaaactccATAGCTAGTCACAGAAAacaaatttggtaaaaaaattccaatttcattttttttggaaaaaagtttcaagcatccatagctattcacaaagaattaaagtttttagaaaaaaagatccaaaatctacagttgttctcaaaaattgaaatttcaaatatttaattttttcctctgcTCCACAATTTCCCcgattgacattttttttaataaaataaatctatcaaaaaaaaaaaatctagtaaaaaaccaaaattacataatttttttggagggaggggctacagcccaacccctgcagacgcccctgatgaGCGAAACATTCCCTTAACACCCAGTAAAATGATCCCTTTGAATAGtttatataatcttataaaaacacTAATATAAGGTAGTTCTATTTGAGAGTAGCATCAggtaaatgttatatatttacaatgaatTATCATAAGAAGGACACAAATCAGGAATATTGATATACACGATATgcattatatatcattattattattattatgaacaataatatggaaaaagagatttagatactaaaaaaaaacttgacttaaaaatgaaggatttcTTCGCCAAAATAGATTAATTCCTTATTAGAAATATCATTTATCACTACAGTCATACTTGCAtggtttttgttaatttaaaaaaaccttgaaacaacatatatattatgcaacATTGATTAACACTTTGCTATAGTAGTTATTCCTACATTGGtttctaattataaatgaaagtaGTCATTGATAAACTAGTTTAGTTTTGTgcgtgtttttttattacttattatagaaAATGAGATGAGGACatgggaagaaaaataaataatagaatactGACGTGCTTTGATAAGATTTAGTAACTAAAACAAGATGCATTCACTACAAAGACGTTAAAATCAAACGAAAATATTgattggtttcattttttttaatggcatattccttttcaaatgggaaataataatgatatagaGAGACACAGATTAGGccaacattacaaaaaaagagaTTCAAGCCTTATTTATCAATCAATAGGAAAAACACATTATTCAAAACACTATCATATTTAACTTTTACAATTGAAATGTTTTCTTCCCTTCTTCAAAAGTTAAATCCTTTGTTAGACTCATCAAATGACTAGAGAGagttatgtttaaaatattgaaaaataattacaagttattgtataaaaagtaaGCTTAAAAATGAGCATCAGATTAAAATATGAGTTAGTTAAACAAGTGTCAGAATAAGGGATGGTGGTGTACATTAGTAGAAGAACTCCACTTTCATAGAAAGCCCGAAATAGTATACAAACCATCaacagtatatttattgtcaagTTAGTTTTTCACGACATTGGTAGTAAGAGAGAGATAGAAAGAGCTGTTTTAATATTCGCTTTGatcaacaatgaaaaaattacaacaccttataaacaaattgttggtggggggggggggatagctgctaatggatttttttttaaacaaaaacttgacaaatattttgttgaaggaTATGACAATTCAAAACAAGagtgaaatattatataaaagtcaCGACAAAAAGGTTTAGAAAATGTGGCATCTATAGAATTATCATCATActtcaaagttaatattttttttcacattttactTTTAGacaccaataataaaaaatacttataaaaattacaattatgtatatacgTGAAGTGTATTTGAATAAGcttgcaaatatttttgaagagtattttttgaatgtttttcgaaaaaaataacgATATAAAAATAGTACATTTATCTAATcattttgacttaaaaaataacaacacagGAATATAAAGAGAATGACAGAAGacaatggaaataaaatatataaatcatccGATCAGTATCTATTGAGACTTAATATTGGGGACGATGATATATTACGGGGAAAAAGCTATAATGCTTTATGGAAAATTTAGAATTAAGCTCAATTATCAGTCATAATgacaaaattaaagataaaataaaattgattatttgatattgataaaataataaaaataaaatcatattaattaggCTTCAAATTGATTcttatatatagtaataaaaaataaataaatatgaaaattaaactaCTGGcaataaaaatgagaatacGCGTCTTCAGGCAATAAATAGGGAAATAAGGATATTAAACATAATCCGACAACGTCATAGTATGAACAATATAAATAGCTTCCGAGATCTTTAGATTACACGGTGCTTGGAACATTTATTTACTCCATATATTGGTTCTGAGTAGTGATGTTAAAATCTTCAAACATATGAGCCAGGAATTCGAAAGTAGGCCTCTTAAATGGATCTCTATTCCAGCATTCCAACGTGATCTATACAAAGTAAAATTGTGTTATCAGAACTTgtattaatcttcttttttttttttttttttacttactttatACACGTTTGCCTGCGCAATTGCCACTTCCTTGGGTAAGGTTTTTGATTCAGGATAAGTGGCATTAGTAGGTTGAGCCATCCTATAGCCCCTTTCCACTTGATCTATTACCTCTCGATTATTCatacctttaaaataatatattaaatatatattaacaaccATTAAACACCACAATTacttttcataataatgaattatgtaTCAATtcgtaaataaaacaaataaatacttatggaatgacaaaatgaataaataaaaaagtggaatatatatgacaatttataaaaagaaaaacttttttttcacaatactACATGTACATTAAATCTGGAAGTAGCCAAGTGTGAACTTGAACCTTTTCCatcattattaacaaaaatatcaagtatACATGTACTTTAATAACTATTCCATTAATAGATTCATTCATTTCTAATATACCCTTAAAGTCTTTTCAACTTCTTTTAAATCTAGCATTTAAGAATCCTCTTACCTGGATAAGGAACCTGTCCATACGTAAAAACCTCCATGAGTAAAATTCCGAACGACCATACATCAGATTTAACTGTAAACTTTCCAAAAGAAATAGCTTCAGGAGCTGTCCATTTGACTGGAAAACGTGCACCTTGATGAGCTGAGTATTCATTGTCAACTATTACACGAGCCAAACCGAAATCAGCGACTTTAGCGATCAAGTTTTCACCGATCAAAACATTTCTTGCTGCAAGATCTCGATGAATTAGACCCTTGCGCTCCAAATGTGACATACCTTTAGCTACctataatttaaacaaaggGAATGttgaaacaaatgaaaatacactttttacaCTTTTACAAAATTCCCTCATGatggaattcaataataaaaataatattgatcaaTTTAATTGTCCTGGAGACTCCACATAATGTTACACaatctaataattatatcacatataaaatggaatacaaaaattatgtcattaCTATGctcattttccaaaaatgtatttcattatgaaaatgaaatactattatttttattattttgttccttttttgttccattgaagttgcactgatgaagtataattaaacattatattattacatttactccatctgacctaggagtCGTCTTTgtagtccatatacataaagtatatttcattttctaggaAGGACAGAGACgaaaacctacgcacattgcgTTTAAGTTTTATCTCGAAAACTAtctcaaaattatcaaattatctCGAGCATGTTGTCTATTGATCTACGTCGTTCAATACATTATGTTATAATTTGGTACTACTTGAGTAATAATACTCAATACTAGATACTACAATGAAACAAAGTCATATAAGGCCAATATATGGGATAAATTCAAACATATATCCCTCACTGGAAgggttcattttcaaaatgatacaACAAATCTTGGTAATTAAGAAAACTAAATCATAGTACTTCCAACTGtgaattcacaaaaatattaattctttaagTGAGCTTCAATATTAATGGATTAAATTTTAACATTGGGCTAAGAGAGCTcatgcaataataaaaaaatactaacatgAAATAGTACATTATTTGACTATAACATCCTTCAAAGGCATTAATGGCATTTAACATAAATGAATCAatatgaggggaaaaaaatagagGCATACTTGAGCAGATATGGATATGAGATTATCAAATGTAAGTTTTCCCTTTCCATCTTCTTTACGAAGAAAATCAAGAAGGGCTCCATTGCACATAAATTCTGTAATTATGTAGAAAGGTTCTTGATCCGTACAAACTGCATACATAGCCACAAGATGGGGATGagaaaatttcttcataatttcTGCCTCTTGTAAAAATGCTTCAGGTGACATGGTATTTGGTTTGAGTGTTTTGACTGCAACTTCAACACGCCCTTGCCAAGTTCCTATGAATGAAACAGTGTACaaattaatatagaataatcattaaaatatgcCTATTAAGATTCCTTTTCGTAagtttatgaaattaatttgtttaaaatgacatgaaacacatttatttaatgaataaactaAAATGCATCAGAAGTTGCAAAAATGGAGTTCTTACCCTTCCAAACTTCACCAAAGTTTCCAGCTCCCAATTTCTTCGTTAACGTAATTTGACTCCTGGGAATTTCGTACTGATCCCTTGTGACATATTCGAGGGCATTACTCCTTCCATCCCGAGGTTGAGGTTTAGAACAAGGTTTAGTAAGCTGACAACATAGTCCTTTACACATAACACTTTGATATCCCTTCACTAAGTCTTGAAGAGAATTAAAAGTTTGTCGTGTTGTGATGAAGAAACCTCTTCCATTATCAAGGGGTTTTATCTTATAATGTTTAACATGATAGCTCCGTTCTTGATCCCAATCTTTGATACTAAGTGCGAAGCCTCCCGGATTTTGTTCACTCTCCCTCAGTAAAAATGTACCTCGAGCATTAGTGTGAGACATGAGGTATTCCTCAGCTTCTCGTCGGCTAATTTTACCGAAATACCATCTGAAATGAGGAGAAATTAGAATCTAATTATGAGAAGGAAAGGAAGGGAAGAAGGGCCTTCGCTCCTTACTCTTCACTCTCAATAGAACTTTGGAAGGCCACATAGTTACGAGGAATATGTCCTTTTTCTCCAGTGACCATGTGACGCGCAACCCACCAATCAGGATCCGTGTCGTCCAGGATCTCCATCTGATCTCCCTTTTTGAAGCTCATGTCGCCACACTCGGATCCTTGGTAAGTGTAGAGTGCGATCACCACTTGCCCCCGGATCGTGGGCCGAGTCCCATTAATGAAGGGAGCAATGGAAGATGCTCCGTGGGATGGACTTTGACCCACGCTCCCCCCAGAGCTCACATTTCCATTACGAAGCTGTGGGTGCAGATCCTCATGCGCGGAACGGATCCGATCCACGCCGCCTCCCACTCGGGTTGGATCAGGACGATAATCATTGACATAGGGAAAGCCGTTGGGGTTGCCACCTAGGCACACAAATACAAATATGCATTATCAATAGCAGCAGCTCCAATGCAACTCTTACCACAAGAGGATTTCTCTTTACTCTTCCCATTCCCCATCCTCTCGCTCTCTCTCACTCACTCTCTCACGCGATTCCTCACCTATCACCTCCTCTCACTAATTCCTATCCATGGCCGAGGCTTTTCCAGCTCAGAAAGTAGGGCTTCGGGTCACGAGTAGGCACAAATAGCTGATCCAATCacttccaaaataaatttcccCAATCACGGCTAGAACAAAAGACAAGAACAACGaagagaaatatcaaaaaatgaaaaagaaaaagaagaagcttTTGAACCCTCGGTTAACAGGCGTGCCACGAGCCTAGCCACAACAATCACTCCTTCTTCCTTATTCTCCCACTAGTCAGCATTCACTTTCCATTTGCTAACATTGATCTTAGtgtcttttcttatttttgccGGGTACGCCTTCGACGTTGGTGGGTAAGACTCGGGTTGTCATTCCGGGGCTTTAAAAACAGTCACTTAGAAGAGGGGGAATTTCTTATTCAACATAACATCGAATATACACATTATTATCACATTAAAAGGAAGCCCATAGGCAATACGAATTTGGTACGTGTAGTCATCACTCGTCCAGCTTCCCACTCATTCATTAGTATTGGGGGAATTCTTTGTtactacttattattataagttataatagcTTGAAATGCAGTTCATTTTTTGGTTACTAACATTTAAATGGGagacaaatatgtataatagaTTAATTCTTTcacatttattgaattttatatttaaattacacaaATGATGAAAATGGTAGAGTGGTTAGTTAATTACAGATATAATTTGCTTTGTCCAAcatcttcaaaagaaaaaatggtaaaTCGAAATATTCCAGGCTACTATTTTAGTTTTTAGTCGATGGGATATCTACATGTTATGATATGTTAAATACCTAAAAATGCGGATAGAActatcaaaatttatacattagCGGGTTGTGGATATTTCTGAAATGCGTTTAATATTCGATAAACCCCTACCTAAACTATAATACTTTCTTCAATTCAAAGCTCTGAATGTatcaacaaaatgaattatgtaatatacttatgctataaaaacatttacgccaagcaaaaaagaaaataagaaacttaATTAATGATCTTGAGATAAATTGTATACGACAGCTGCAGTTTCTTTGTCTGTGAGGCCATTCTAAAGTAAATTCATTTCGTTATTGTAACTTGTTAGAAACATGAGTTGGATCAGatgtctatttatttatttgataatgtatatttactttgtgcataatataaatattttaatttcctatCAATGAtcacataaaaatgtataaaattgttaattatgtAATGATGGGggtaataaatgaattaataatcaCAACGTCTTATAATTTTTCACGAAATACcctgtatagttttttttttttatggtagtattttattttcttattaatccATCCAAATAGCatataatatcttaaaatatacgTATCAAGAACCAATCCATAGTTTGTCATAGGATGATGAATgcaattattacataatatattatcttataCTTACAGATTTTAGCTATCAAATttcgttataatttattttaatatcgcAACAAaccctaaatataatttttttttaaatatgtaaaaaaaattcaaatataaaatttgttgtggaaaataaaaaaatcaaacactaTTCAAaaggaattgaattttttggaaaaaatattcaaaaataaattaaagtttttactctgctgcataattttcccgaatgacgaaaacattttctagtaaaatgcaaaaattcattaatttggagggggtacaacccctccagccaaCCCCCTGTAGACGCCCCTGATTACTCATTACTTAGTATTAACAcagtaagttatttatttaattaccgACTTGAGGTTTATTACGTCCATTACTTGGACAGTCTTATTTACTTAGTATCCGCAAAGGTCTATTCAGTCCCGATACCAGacctatataaaaaacaaacaaggcAAATTCTAGGAAGGGCCAGGGTTGTGACTTGGATTTTTCTTTACAGGTTGATTATTTGACGTAGgtgacattattattatttatttttttttcgcaaattttttatgaccacttttttaaattataaaagcaCAAAATTGGTTActtacaagaaaagaaaatataataaaacctatattttattatcatccCTGGGCCTTCTGTAGTCACAGGACTGGtgcacattttaaaataaaatattgttaagcaCAATTATTTAGAATGTAGGCTCGTAGGAAGCAATTTTAAGTTAGAGAGgcggtaaaataattttttttaaatttagcccacccaaaaaaaaaaaaaaaaaaaaaaaaaatcctaggaCCCCTGTGAGGGGAGGGAGGCACTGGCACccgaatgtatttgcaagtgaaTATCTGTGACGTGAACAACTGAGTCAGCGGGATTTTTATATTAGGAGTGACATGATATTTCTTTGGAGACGGAAGTTTTGggttttttgatgttttttatcgactttttattttttatatatgccaaatatatcaaataatttttaaaattaaaaaatattgtttgaaattttttatacttaacaataaaaaattcttgcaataactataaaaaaatcctccaaAATTATGTGTGGAGGCGAGCATGGCTAGGGCTGGGAATCGTCTTTGGCCCTATGGTCACAGTAACATTAGAGGGAGGCCTTACGCCCCTGGAGCGtagttaaaattttacagttttagtaaaataaagtttaaaactaatatttcatTTGGGTAGGACATAAGTActgttttgattatatttgcatgttcttacaattaattatattaaacctttttttatttaagcacCCCTTATTTTAGTCATGCACATTCATAGTAATATTTACTGGTTTTAATCACCAATGTAG contains the following coding sequences:
- the LOC121132343 gene encoding tyrosine-protein kinase Src64B; the encoded protein is MGNGKSKEKSSCGGNPNGFPYVNDYRPDPTRVGGGVDRIRSAHEDLHPQLRNGNVSSGGSVGQSPSHGASSIAPFINGTRPTIRGQVVIALYTYQGSECGDMSFKKGDQMEILDDTDPDWWVARHMVTGEKGHIPRNYVAFQSSIESEEWYFGKISRREAEEYLMSHTNARGTFLLRESEQNPGGFALSIKDWDQERSYHVKHYKIKPLDNGRGFFITTRQTFNSLQDLVKGYQSVMCKGLCCQLTKPCSKPQPRDGRSNALEYVTRDQYEIPRSQITLTKKLGAGNFGEVWKGTWQGRVEVAVKTLKPNTMSPEAFLQEAEIMKKFSHPHLVAMYAVCTDQEPFYIITEFMCNGALLDFLRKEDGKGKLTFDNLISISAQVAKGMSHLERKGLIHRDLAARNVLIGENLIAKVADFGLARVIVDNEYSAHQGARFPVKWTAPEAISFGKFTVKSDVWSFGILLMEVFTYGQVPYPGMNNREVIDQVERGYRMAQPTNATYPESKTLPKEVAIAQANVYKITLECWNRDPFKRPTFEFLAHMFEDFNITTQNQYME